A stretch of the Arthrobacter sp. PAMC 25486 genome encodes the following:
- a CDS encoding D-2-hydroxyacid dehydrogenase, translating into MMDIMTFNNLTVAIAVPLEAEHVEAIRSANPTATVLYEPELLPQERFPADHAGDPAFKRTKEQEARYWDMLRRADVLYGFPNESPAGLAKIASSEKLQWIQAMAAGAGGAVKAAKLSDNDLARIKVTSSAGVHGLPLAEFAMMGVLNGLKRSAELAADQAAKHWPELRTPTRLARGSNVVITGLGEIGLETARLARALGMNVSGTKRNVEPLKGIDRVTDTAGLPGLVATADILINTLPGTPYTEKMINAEIFAAMKPGTIVVNVGRGTVIDEDALLEALNNGQVSYACLDVFAVEPLPENSPLWEHPRVMVSPHTSALSLAENRLIAERFMENLQRFQAGTPLLHTVDPIHFY; encoded by the coding sequence ATGATGGACATTATGACCTTTAATAATCTCACCGTTGCGATTGCCGTTCCGCTCGAAGCCGAGCACGTGGAGGCCATCAGGTCCGCCAACCCCACCGCCACCGTTCTTTACGAACCCGAGTTGCTGCCCCAGGAACGATTCCCGGCCGATCATGCCGGCGATCCCGCATTCAAGCGCACGAAGGAGCAGGAAGCCCGCTACTGGGACATGCTCCGGCGCGCCGACGTGCTGTACGGCTTCCCGAACGAGAGCCCGGCCGGACTGGCCAAAATTGCCTCCAGCGAGAAGCTCCAGTGGATCCAGGCCATGGCCGCAGGCGCCGGCGGGGCCGTCAAGGCAGCCAAGCTGTCAGACAATGATCTGGCCCGCATCAAGGTCACCAGCTCCGCAGGCGTGCATGGCCTGCCGCTGGCCGAGTTCGCCATGATGGGCGTCCTCAACGGCCTCAAGCGCAGCGCCGAACTGGCAGCAGACCAGGCCGCCAAACACTGGCCCGAACTGCGCACCCCCACCCGCCTGGCCCGCGGCTCCAATGTGGTCATCACCGGTCTCGGTGAGATCGGCCTGGAAACCGCCCGCCTGGCACGCGCCCTGGGCATGAATGTCAGTGGCACCAAGCGCAACGTTGAGCCCCTCAAGGGGATCGACCGGGTCACCGACACCGCCGGGCTGCCCGGCCTTGTCGCCACGGCCGACATCCTCATCAACACCCTCCCCGGCACCCCGTACACCGAGAAGATGATCAATGCCGAGATCTTCGCCGCCATGAAGCCGGGCACCATCGTGGTCAACGTGGGCCGCGGCACGGTCATCGACGAGGACGCGCTCCTTGAGGCACTCAACAACGGCCAGGTTTCCTACGCCTGCCTCGACGTGTTCGCAGTTGAGCCGCTGCCGGAAAACAGCCCGCTGTGGGAGCATCCGCGCGTCATGGTTTCCCCGCACACCTCCGCCCTCAGCCTGGCCGAGAACCGCCTCATCGCCGAGCGCTTCATGGAGAACCTGCAGCGCTTCCAGGCCGGCACCCCGCTGCTGCACACCGTGGACCCCATCCACTTCTACTAA
- a CDS encoding IclR family transcriptional regulator, with the protein MPSKSSEVRGNATPAPAVTRAAAVLDVLAESASGRLTLSDLARELGIPKSSTSNLLQALEDAELITRLGSDYALGVKLVELGAAYLSRRDEVREFYRFCEEAPVLKGETVRIAMLDGENVIYLARYEGHPAVRLTSNIGDKMPVSLSAVGKALIARLHDHDLEQLFPDDAELPTLTPKSLRTGRELRAEVTGIRSQGYAFEDEESTLGVVSLGVAVPTHGSHGPSLGVSVTALKATFSDGQREAMVQELVGLSKMLGNPMG; encoded by the coding sequence ATGCCCAGCAAAAGCAGTGAAGTGCGGGGCAATGCAACTCCGGCTCCCGCGGTGACCCGCGCCGCGGCCGTCCTGGACGTCTTGGCGGAGTCGGCCAGTGGCAGGCTGACGCTCAGCGATCTTGCCCGGGAGCTGGGCATTCCCAAGTCCTCCACCTCCAATCTGCTGCAGGCGCTGGAGGATGCCGAGCTTATTACCCGCCTTGGATCCGACTATGCCCTGGGTGTGAAGCTCGTGGAACTCGGCGCCGCCTACCTGAGTCGCCGGGATGAGGTGCGGGAATTCTACCGTTTCTGCGAAGAGGCGCCCGTGCTCAAGGGTGAGACGGTGCGGATCGCGATGCTTGACGGTGAGAATGTCATCTACCTTGCCCGCTATGAGGGGCATCCTGCAGTCCGGCTGACTTCGAACATCGGCGACAAGATGCCCGTCTCGCTGTCGGCCGTGGGCAAGGCGCTGATCGCCCGGCTTCATGACCATGACCTGGAGCAGCTCTTCCCTGACGACGCCGAGTTGCCCACCCTGACACCTAAATCGCTGCGGACCGGACGCGAGCTCAGGGCCGAGGTGACTGGCATTCGTAGCCAGGGCTACGCCTTCGAGGACGAGGAGTCCACGCTGGGCGTGGTGAGCCTGGGAGTGGCAGTACCCACCCATGGATCCCATGGCCCCAGTCTTGGCGTGTCGGTGACGGCGCTAAAGGCGACCTTCTCCGATGGGCAGCGTGAAGCTATGGTGCAGGAGCTGGTGGGACTGTCCAAGATGCTGGGAAATCCCATGGGTTAG
- a CDS encoding MFS transporter, translated as MTAQPLRPAPAAASHVDEKVDPDQLRRATLASSVGSALEYYDFYIYGLASALIFGPLFFAPLGDTGALIASFATYGVGFAARPFGGLVFGYIGDRFGRKQVLLLTIALMGGASFAIGLLPTYEQAGMVGAVLLVLMRILQGLGAGAEQAGATTLISEVAPRKRRGFFAALPFVGIQVGTLLGAGTFAMLGMANPEVLEGWLWRVPFLASILLIGVAVYIRLQLKETPVFQELEKHKNVTKNPLGTLWRTSKKNVLIGIGLRMGENGNSSIYSTLLVGFMAAKGGVFEGDKFIGPVGLLIAAGFAAIMVISFGAISDRVGRVKVYRYGALFQLLFAFPAFYLITLGHVWLVWAVMVVGISIGVQSMLGPQCAMLPELFGATHRFTGVAMSREISAVFAGGIAPIVGVALLAVTNHSWLVLAVYSAVLAGISFVTTFFTPETVGRDLNLVEDAS; from the coding sequence GTGACTGCACAACCGCTACGCCCCGCCCCGGCGGCCGCCTCTCACGTAGATGAGAAGGTCGATCCGGACCAGCTTCGCCGGGCCACTCTCGCCAGCTCCGTGGGTTCGGCACTTGAGTACTATGACTTCTACATTTACGGCCTTGCCTCAGCCTTGATCTTCGGTCCGCTTTTCTTCGCCCCGCTGGGCGACACGGGCGCCTTGATCGCATCTTTCGCCACGTACGGAGTTGGCTTCGCGGCCCGCCCCTTCGGCGGCCTTGTGTTTGGCTACATTGGCGATCGCTTCGGCCGCAAGCAGGTCCTGCTGCTGACCATCGCGCTCATGGGTGGCGCATCGTTCGCCATCGGCCTGCTGCCCACCTATGAGCAGGCAGGAATGGTCGGCGCCGTCCTTCTGGTTCTCATGCGCATCCTGCAGGGCTTGGGTGCCGGCGCAGAGCAGGCTGGAGCCACAACCCTCATCTCCGAAGTTGCTCCGCGCAAGCGCCGCGGCTTCTTCGCTGCGCTGCCCTTCGTTGGTATTCAGGTCGGTACGCTGCTGGGTGCAGGAACCTTCGCAATGCTGGGCATGGCGAATCCGGAGGTACTCGAAGGCTGGCTGTGGCGTGTGCCGTTCCTGGCCAGCATCCTGCTCATCGGCGTTGCCGTGTACATCCGCCTCCAGCTCAAGGAGACCCCTGTCTTCCAGGAGCTGGAGAAGCACAAGAATGTCACGAAGAACCCGCTCGGCACGCTGTGGCGCACCTCCAAAAAGAACGTCCTGATCGGCATTGGCCTGCGCATGGGGGAAAACGGCAACTCCAGCATTTACTCCACGCTCCTGGTCGGCTTCATGGCCGCCAAGGGTGGCGTGTTTGAGGGGGACAAGTTCATCGGCCCCGTGGGCTTGCTGATCGCTGCAGGTTTCGCCGCCATCATGGTTATCTCGTTCGGTGCGATCTCCGACCGCGTTGGCCGCGTCAAGGTGTACCGCTATGGCGCCCTGTTCCAGCTGCTCTTTGCCTTCCCGGCGTTCTACTTGATTACCCTGGGCCACGTCTGGCTTGTCTGGGCGGTCATGGTTGTGGGCATTTCCATCGGCGTGCAGTCCATGCTTGGCCCGCAGTGCGCCATGCTTCCCGAGCTCTTCGGTGCCACCCACCGCTTCACCGGTGTTGCCATGAGCCGTGAAATCTCGGCTGTGTTTGCCGGCGGCATTGCACCGATTGTTGGTGTTGCCTTGTTGGCCGTGACGAACCACTCGTGGCTGGTGTTGGCTGTGTACTCCGCGGTCCTGGCCGGCATCTCCTTCGTCACCACGTTCTTCACCCCGGAAACCGTGGGGCGCGACCTGAACCTCGTGGAGGACGCCTCCTAG
- the aceE gene encoding pyruvate dehydrogenase (acetyl-transferring), homodimeric type → MAAGDENSHILSGLTNQLPDRDPEETAEWLESLDTLIQERGTERAQFIMRSLLQRAGAQSVGVPMVTTTDYVNTIPADQEPEFPGNEEIERKYRAWLRWNAAVLVHRAQRPDIGVGGHISTYAGAATLYEVGFNHFFRGKNHAGGGDQVFFQGHASPGMYARAFLEGRLSEEDLDGFRQEKSHEGHALSSYPHPRLMPEFWEFPTVSMGIGPMNAIYQAQSNRYLHNRGIKDTSDQHVWAFLGDGEMDEPESRGLLQLAANDKLDNLTFVINCNLQRLDGPVRGNGKIVQELEAFFRGAGWNVIKVLWGREWDELLARDEDGSLVDVMNTTVDGDYQTYKAESGGFVREHFFGQTPQTKELAAHLSDDEVWNLKRGGHDYHKVYAAYKAAMDFKGKPTVILAHTVKGYGLGTHFEARNSTHQMKKLTLQDLKDFRTHLRLPITDEVLEADPYRPPYYHPGMDTPEIQYMMERRNQLGGFVPERRSKHTELELPGDKTYEVANRGSGKQHAATTMAFVRLLKDLMRDPKIGQRIVPIIPDEARTFGIDAFFPTAKIYNPNGQNYLSVDRDLVLAYKESISGQIVHAGINEAGSVAAFTAAGTAYATHGEPLIPIYVFYSMFGFQRTGDSFWAAGDQMTRGFIIGATAGRTTLTGEGLQHADGHSPILASTNPAVITYDPAYGYEIGAIMHAGLERMYGPDSKDPNVMYYITVYNEPIIQPKAPENMDVEGITKGIYLLKAAETQGPRTQLLASGVSVPWALEAQQILADEWGVAADVWSVTSWTELRRDALAAEEDAFLHPEAEPRVPYITAKMADAHGPVVAVTDYMKAVPDQVRQFLPNDFATLGADGFGFSDTRAAARRFFKIDSHSVVVRTLQMLAKRGEVDADAPRQAIAKYDLLNVNAGTTGNAGGEG, encoded by the coding sequence GTGGCTGCCGGAGACGAAAACTCCCATATCCTCAGCGGGTTGACAAACCAGCTACCTGATCGTGATCCCGAAGAGACCGCCGAATGGCTCGAGTCCTTGGATACATTGATTCAGGAACGTGGCACTGAGCGTGCCCAGTTCATTATGCGTAGCCTGCTCCAGCGGGCCGGCGCACAAAGTGTCGGCGTGCCCATGGTCACGACCACCGACTACGTGAACACCATTCCCGCCGACCAGGAACCCGAGTTCCCCGGCAACGAAGAAATTGAACGCAAGTACCGCGCCTGGTTGCGCTGGAACGCAGCAGTTCTGGTGCACCGCGCGCAGCGCCCCGACATCGGCGTTGGTGGCCACATCTCCACCTATGCCGGCGCCGCAACGTTGTATGAGGTTGGTTTCAACCACTTCTTCCGCGGGAAGAACCACGCTGGCGGCGGTGACCAGGTCTTCTTCCAGGGCCACGCCTCCCCCGGCATGTACGCCCGTGCCTTCCTTGAGGGACGCCTGAGCGAGGAAGACCTTGACGGCTTCCGCCAGGAAAAGTCCCACGAGGGCCACGCACTGTCTTCCTACCCGCACCCGCGCCTGATGCCGGAGTTCTGGGAATTCCCCACCGTGTCCATGGGCATTGGCCCCATGAACGCCATCTACCAGGCGCAGTCCAACCGGTACCTGCACAACCGCGGCATCAAGGACACCTCCGACCAGCACGTCTGGGCCTTCCTTGGCGACGGCGAAATGGACGAGCCGGAATCACGCGGCCTGCTCCAGCTTGCCGCCAACGACAAGCTCGACAACCTGACCTTTGTCATCAACTGCAACTTGCAGCGCCTTGACGGCCCGGTGCGCGGCAACGGCAAGATCGTCCAGGAACTGGAAGCCTTCTTCCGCGGCGCTGGCTGGAACGTCATCAAGGTCCTTTGGGGCCGCGAATGGGATGAACTGCTGGCCCGTGACGAGGACGGCTCGCTCGTTGACGTCATGAACACCACGGTCGACGGCGATTACCAGACGTACAAGGCCGAGTCCGGCGGGTTCGTGCGCGAGCACTTCTTCGGCCAGACCCCGCAGACCAAGGAATTGGCTGCCCACCTGAGCGATGATGAGGTCTGGAACCTCAAGCGCGGCGGCCACGATTACCACAAGGTTTACGCAGCGTACAAGGCCGCCATGGACTTCAAGGGCAAGCCCACCGTGATCTTGGCGCACACCGTCAAGGGTTACGGCCTGGGCACCCACTTCGAGGCGCGCAACTCCACGCACCAGATGAAGAAGCTCACCCTGCAGGACTTGAAGGACTTCCGCACGCACCTGCGGCTGCCCATCACCGATGAGGTGCTGGAAGCGGATCCGTACCGTCCTCCGTACTACCACCCGGGAATGGACACACCGGAGATCCAGTACATGATGGAGCGCCGCAACCAATTGGGCGGCTTCGTCCCCGAGCGTCGCAGCAAGCACACCGAACTTGAACTCCCGGGAGATAAGACGTACGAGGTTGCCAACCGCGGTTCTGGCAAGCAGCACGCAGCCACCACCATGGCCTTCGTCCGGCTGCTCAAGGACCTCATGCGTGATCCGAAGATCGGCCAGCGCATTGTGCCGATCATCCCGGATGAGGCGCGCACCTTCGGCATCGACGCGTTCTTCCCCACGGCAAAGATTTACAACCCCAACGGGCAGAACTACCTTTCCGTGGACCGCGACCTCGTCCTGGCTTACAAGGAGTCCATCTCCGGGCAGATCGTGCACGCAGGCATCAACGAGGCCGGTTCGGTTGCTGCCTTCACCGCTGCCGGCACCGCCTACGCCACCCACGGCGAACCGTTGATCCCGATCTACGTGTTCTACTCCATGTTTGGTTTCCAGCGCACCGGCGACAGCTTCTGGGCAGCCGGGGACCAGATGACGCGCGGCTTCATCATCGGTGCCACCGCCGGACGCACCACCTTGACGGGTGAGGGGCTGCAGCACGCTGACGGCCACTCCCCCATCCTGGCCTCCACCAACCCGGCCGTGATCACCTACGATCCCGCCTACGGTTATGAGATCGGCGCCATCATGCACGCCGGCCTTGAGCGCATGTACGGACCGGATTCCAAGGATCCGAACGTCATGTACTACATCACCGTGTACAACGAGCCCATCATCCAGCCCAAGGCTCCGGAGAACATGGACGTTGAGGGCATCACGAAGGGCATCTACCTGCTCAAGGCTGCCGAGACCCAGGGACCGCGCACCCAGCTGCTCGCCTCCGGCGTCTCCGTGCCGTGGGCACTGGAAGCCCAGCAGATTCTTGCCGATGAGTGGGGCGTGGCCGCAGACGTTTGGTCCGTCACCTCATGGACCGAACTGCGCCGCGATGCACTGGCTGCGGAGGAAGACGCCTTCCTGCACCCCGAGGCCGAGCCGCGGGTTCCGTACATCACGGCCAAGATGGCAGATGCCCACGGACCCGTCGTAGCAGTCACCGACTACATGAAGGCAGTGCCTGACCAGGTTCGCCAGTTCCTGCCCAATGACTTCGCAACCTTGGGTGCCGACGGCTTCGGCTTCTCCGACACCCGCGCTGCAGCACGCCGCTTCTTCAAGATCGACTCCCACTCAGTGGTTGTGCGCACCTTGCAGATGCTGGCCAAGCGCGGCGAAGTTGATGCCGACGCACCACGCCAGGCGATCGCCAAGTACGATCTGCTGAACGTGAACGCAGGCACCACCGGCAACGCCGGCGGCGAAGGCTGA
- a CDS encoding NAD-dependent protein deacetylase, with protein sequence MAFARSAASAAGLAPGESIALERIADILRGVPFALLTGAGLSTDSGIPDYRGPNAAPRQPLTYQEFMGDPLLRQRYWARNHIGWAHMLGAKPNAGHYAAAALEHGGALTGIITQNVDRLHEDAGATNVVDLHGRFDQVVCMGCTNTYSRDFLALVLTELNPGFLDAVEEAGGVSIAPDADADLESEQLIAAFNVAKCPLCGGLLKPDFVFFGENVPKARVERSFEMVDAAGALLVAGSSLTVMSGLRFVKKAAKDNKPVIIINRGETRGDPQSTVKLEAGVGESLGRLVQLLGLDWRKT encoded by the coding sequence CTGGCTTTCGCTCGTTCCGCCGCGTCTGCTGCCGGGCTGGCCCCCGGCGAATCGATTGCCCTGGAGCGGATCGCTGACATCCTTCGCGGGGTGCCGTTTGCCCTGTTGACCGGTGCCGGGCTGAGCACCGACTCCGGCATCCCCGACTACCGTGGTCCCAACGCGGCACCCCGGCAGCCCCTGACCTATCAGGAATTCATGGGCGATCCCTTGCTGCGCCAGCGGTATTGGGCCCGAAACCACATTGGCTGGGCACATATGCTCGGCGCCAAACCCAATGCCGGCCACTATGCGGCCGCAGCCCTGGAACATGGTGGGGCCTTGACGGGCATTATTACGCAAAATGTTGACCGCCTCCACGAGGATGCCGGTGCAACAAACGTAGTGGACCTGCACGGCCGCTTTGACCAGGTTGTCTGCATGGGCTGCACAAACACGTATTCGCGGGACTTCCTGGCCCTGGTGCTGACGGAGCTGAATCCCGGATTTCTTGACGCTGTCGAAGAGGCTGGTGGCGTTTCTATCGCGCCGGACGCCGATGCTGACCTTGAGAGTGAACAGCTCATCGCCGCGTTCAACGTGGCGAAATGCCCGCTCTGCGGCGGCCTGCTGAAGCCAGACTTTGTCTTTTTTGGTGAGAACGTGCCAAAGGCCAGGGTGGAGCGGTCCTTTGAAATGGTGGACGCTGCCGGCGCGCTGCTGGTTGCCGGGTCCTCCCTGACCGTCATGAGTGGGCTCCGTTTTGTGAAGAAGGCCGCCAAGGACAACAAGCCCGTCATCATCATCAACCGCGGTGAAACGCGCGGGGACCCGCAGTCCACGGTGAAACTGGAGGCCGGTGTGGGGGAGTCATTGGGACGTCTCGTGCAGCTTTTGGGACTCGATTGGCGCAAAACCTAA
- a CDS encoding peroxiredoxin translates to MDDGGTHPGLQVGDIAPDFCLPNQFGEPISLAGLRGAPVALVFYPFAFSGICTGELCELRDNLGDFEDAGVRLLAISVDTKYTLRAYAESEAYAFDLLADFWPHGGVAQEYGVFDPVRGMAGRGTFLINADGRIVDMFSTPTGQARPLERYRQALERL, encoded by the coding sequence ATGGACGACGGCGGCACGCACCCCGGGCTGCAGGTTGGGGACATTGCCCCAGACTTTTGCCTCCCCAATCAGTTTGGTGAGCCCATTTCGCTGGCCGGACTGCGTGGCGCACCTGTCGCCCTGGTGTTTTACCCCTTCGCGTTCTCCGGCATTTGCACCGGTGAGCTGTGCGAGCTGCGGGACAACCTGGGTGACTTTGAGGACGCCGGAGTGCGCCTGCTGGCCATCTCCGTCGACACGAAATACACGCTCCGGGCCTATGCAGAGTCGGAGGCGTACGCCTTTGACTTGTTGGCCGATTTTTGGCCGCATGGCGGGGTGGCCCAGGAGTACGGGGTGTTCGATCCGGTGCGCGGCATGGCAGGGCGGGGAACCTTCCTTATTAACGCGGACGGGCGCATTGTCGACATGTTCAGCACCCCCACCGGGCAGGCGCGGCCGCTTGAGCGGTACCGGCAAGCGTTGGAGCGGCTGTAG
- a CDS encoding DUF3052 domain-containing protein — protein MSEADAGTVAKVAGNLGFKDEDLVQELGYDDDVDFGLRDSIEDLIGSEMFDEDDHDVVDAVIFWWRTDDGDLVDSLMDSLTTLDEGGVVWILTPKQGREGYVPPSDIQEAAPTAGLHVTTTAGVSTDWAATRLVPRKRQ, from the coding sequence GTGAGTGAGGCCGACGCCGGCACTGTTGCCAAGGTGGCAGGCAATTTGGGGTTCAAGGATGAGGATCTCGTCCAGGAACTCGGATACGACGACGACGTTGATTTTGGGCTGCGCGACAGCATTGAGGACCTGATTGGGTCCGAAATGTTTGATGAGGATGATCATGACGTTGTAGACGCCGTCATCTTCTGGTGGCGCACGGATGACGGTGACCTGGTGGATTCCTTGATGGATTCGCTGACAACCCTCGACGAGGGTGGAGTGGTGTGGATACTCACCCCCAAGCAGGGACGCGAAGGTTACGTCCCGCCGTCGGACATTCAGGAAGCGGCACCCACCGCCGGCCTGCATGTGACAACCACAGCGGGAGTATCCACCGACTGGGCAGCAACCCGCCTGGTCCCGCGCAAGCGCCAATAG
- a CDS encoding exonuclease domain-containing protein: protein MQDISFTAIDFETANNFRASACAVGMTKVRAGVVVEQVSWLMKPLPGFDDFHPVNVGIHGITAAQVRSMPDWSRIHGPMMDFIGRDALVGHNVSFEKSVISKANEACGLPAPAVDFHCTLQLARKHLELDHYTLSDVVGALELPAFNHHDAGDDARASALIAIELAKRDGASSLAALWPASAKTRVPHYYSAGYTRKLADLPQANMSANPYGPLYGQTIVFSGDLSAMPRTEAQDAAAAKGATIANGTTKKVTLVVSADGAAAARPSAKIKRAQELAAAGQDITVINEAQFLRLMAFR, encoded by the coding sequence ATGCAGGACATCTCGTTCACCGCAATCGACTTTGAAACCGCCAACAACTTCCGCGCCTCAGCCTGTGCCGTCGGCATGACAAAGGTGCGCGCAGGTGTCGTGGTTGAGCAGGTCTCCTGGCTCATGAAGCCGCTTCCAGGCTTCGACGACTTCCACCCTGTCAACGTTGGCATCCATGGCATCACCGCCGCCCAGGTGCGCAGCATGCCCGACTGGAGCCGCATTCACGGACCGATGATGGACTTCATTGGCCGTGATGCGCTGGTTGGCCACAACGTCAGTTTTGAGAAATCCGTGATTTCCAAGGCCAACGAGGCCTGCGGACTCCCTGCCCCGGCCGTGGACTTTCATTGCACCCTGCAGCTGGCCAGGAAGCACCTTGAGTTGGACCATTACACATTGTCGGACGTGGTGGGTGCCCTGGAACTTCCCGCCTTCAATCACCATGACGCCGGAGACGACGCGCGTGCCAGTGCGCTCATTGCGATTGAACTCGCCAAACGCGACGGTGCCTCAAGCCTTGCCGCCCTATGGCCGGCTTCCGCGAAGACGCGGGTGCCCCACTATTATTCGGCCGGCTACACACGCAAACTGGCAGACCTGCCACAGGCCAACATGAGTGCCAACCCCTACGGGCCGCTTTATGGACAGACCATCGTATTTAGTGGCGACCTGTCCGCCATGCCACGCACGGAGGCCCAGGATGCTGCCGCAGCCAAGGGTGCAACCATTGCCAACGGCACCACGAAAAAGGTCACCCTGGTGGTCAGCGCCGACGGGGCTGCTGCTGCCCGCCCCAGCGCCAAGATTAAGAGGGCACAGGAGCTTGCTGCCGCCGGACAGGACATTACGGTCATCAACGAAGCGCAGTTCCTGCGCCTCATGGCCTTCAGGTAA
- a CDS encoding CdaR family transcriptional regulator yields the protein MAVTNTPLGKSAGPIRSPETLLRLRANIGTLSTMMRNELEETLPWYRRLSADERSALGLVAQNGINAFVSWYEQPSSPSWVLSDVFGTAPTELTRSISLQRALQLIRTVVQVVEDRVPELAAPGEQTALREAVLRYSREVAFAAADVYARAAENRGAWDTRLEALAVDGILRGENTDARQSRISALGWTSRSHFTIMVGPAPAEANASFLGNLRRSAARFADDVMVGIQGDKLILVLGNVRNPDSAYVRLSELFAPGPVVYGPLAVPLADATASAKAAFTGVSVAKGWSGAPRPVSAEDLLPERVIGGDESARRTLIVSIYRPLVAASNGLIDTLSSYLQGGHSLEAAARELFVHSNTVRYRLRRVCDVTGWDPLIPREAFVLQTALIVGRLATPAKQVPAKSLPGKPSAAAPNGNS from the coding sequence ATGGCAGTAACGAACACACCCCTGGGCAAAAGCGCCGGACCCATCCGATCTCCTGAAACATTGTTGCGGCTGCGGGCCAATATTGGCACGCTCTCCACCATGATGCGCAACGAGCTGGAGGAGACTCTTCCCTGGTACCGGCGGCTCAGCGCGGACGAGCGCTCAGCGCTTGGACTGGTGGCCCAGAACGGCATCAATGCCTTTGTCTCCTGGTACGAGCAGCCCTCCTCACCCAGCTGGGTACTATCCGACGTGTTCGGCACCGCACCCACCGAACTGACCCGGTCCATCAGCCTGCAGCGGGCCCTGCAATTGATCCGCACAGTGGTCCAGGTCGTTGAGGACCGGGTTCCGGAGCTTGCCGCCCCCGGCGAACAGACCGCGTTGCGCGAGGCCGTGCTGCGGTACTCCCGTGAAGTCGCCTTTGCCGCCGCCGACGTCTACGCCCGTGCAGCCGAAAACCGCGGCGCCTGGGACACGCGATTGGAAGCCTTGGCCGTTGACGGGATCCTGCGCGGTGAAAATACCGACGCCCGGCAATCGCGCATCTCCGCGCTCGGCTGGACCTCCCGCAGCCACTTCACCATCATGGTTGGCCCGGCACCGGCGGAGGCCAACGCCTCCTTCCTGGGAAACCTGCGCCGCTCCGCCGCACGTTTTGCCGACGACGTCATGGTGGGCATCCAGGGCGACAAGCTGATCCTGGTCCTGGGCAATGTGCGCAATCCCGATTCCGCCTACGTCCGGCTCAGCGAACTGTTCGCACCCGGCCCCGTTGTGTACGGGCCCCTGGCGGTACCACTGGCTGACGCCACCGCTTCGGCCAAGGCTGCCTTTACAGGCGTCTCGGTTGCCAAGGGCTGGTCGGGCGCGCCACGGCCGGTGTCAGCTGAGGACCTGCTGCCCGAACGGGTCATCGGCGGCGATGAATCGGCGCGGCGAACCCTGATCGTCAGCATCTATCGCCCCTTGGTTGCGGCCTCCAACGGTCTCATTGACACGCTCAGCAGCTATCTTCAGGGCGGACATTCCCTGGAAGCGGCCGCCCGGGAACTGTTTGTCCACTCCAACACTGTCCGTTACCGGTTGCGCCGGGTCTGCGACGTCACGGGCTGGGATCCACTGATCCCCCGTGAGGCGTTCGTACTGCAGACGGCCTTGATCGTGGGCAGACTCGCCACCCCGGCAAAACAAGTCCCAGCAAAGTCACTGCCCGGCAAGCCGTCTGCCGCCGCACCCAATGGAAATAGTTGA